Genomic DNA from Hyalangium minutum:
AATGGCGCAGTGTGGGGCGTGCACGGTGCACCTCGACGGCAAGCCCGTTCGCTCCTGCGTCACCCCCGTCTCGAGCGTTGGTGCGCGCAAGGTCACCACGATCGAGGGGCTGTCACCGGACGGTTCGCACCCCGTGCAGCGCGCATGGTCCGAGGCGGATGTCGTGCAATGTGGCTACTGCCAGTCCGGTCAGATCATGACGGCCGTGGCGCTGCTCGAGAAGAAGCCCGATCCGACGGACTCCGACATCGACGCCGCGCTGTCGGGCAACATCTGCCGCTGCGGGACGTACGAGCGCGTGCGCGAAGCGGTCCGGCTCGCCGCGAAGCTGAAGCGAGGTGCGAAGTGACAGTCTCTCGACGAGGATTCCTCACGGGTGCGGCGGCGAGCACGGCGGGGCTGGTGATCAGCTTCTATGTGCCGAAGATCGTGCACGCCGCGCCCAAGGCCGCGCAGCCGCTGCCGTCCCCGAACGCGTTCCTGCGGATCGGCAGTGATGACTCGATCACCGTCCTGCTCGCGCACTCCGAGATGGGCCAGGGAATCTGGACCGGCCTGGCGATGCTGATCGCGGAAGAGCTCGACTGTGACTGGTCGAAGGTGCGCTGCGAGCACGCCCCCGCGGCGCCGGTCTACGGCCACCCCGCCATGGGCATCCAGATGACGGGCGGGTCCACGTCCACGCATGGCGAGTTCGACCGGTACCGCAACGTGGGCGCGACGGCGAAGGCGCTGCTCCTGCGCGCAGCCGCGGAGCGATGGAAGACCACGCCAGCGAAGCTCTCCGCCGCGAACGGGGTGATCACCTTCGGTGGAGAAAGGCTGACGTACGGCGCGGTCGCCGAGGCGGCGATGAAGCTGTCCCCTCCGAAGACGGTGAAGCTCAAGGAGCCGAAGGAGTGGAAGCTGATCGGCACCAAGGTGCGCCGGCTCGACACGCCCGAGAAGATCAACGGCAAGGCACAGTTCGGGATCGACGTCTCGTTCCCCGGGCTGCGCACCGCTGTCGTGCTGCGGCCGCCGGCGTTCGGCGCGAAGCTCGTGAAGTTCGATGCCGCCGATGCGCTGAAGGTCCCTGGCGTCGAGAAGGTCGTCCAGACCGCGAACGGTGTCGCGGTGGTCGCCAGCCACTTCTGGGCGGCGAAGCTCGGCCGTGATGCCGTGCGCGCGGAGTGGTCGACGCCCGAGGGCGGCGGTGCCAGCTCCGAGAAGATCCTCGCCGAGTTCCGCCAGCTCTCGCTCGGCGAGGGCTCGACCGTGGCCGACACCGGCAAGGTGAAGGAAGCGCTCAACCTCTCCGCCAGCAAGCTCGAGGCGTCGTACGAGGTGCCGTACCTCGCGCACGCCATGATGGAGCCGCTCAACTGCACCGTGAAGATCGACGGTGATCGCTGCGAGATCTGGACGGGGACCCAGTTCCAGACCGTTGATCAGGGCACCGCGGCGCACATCCTGGGCACGACGCCCGACAAGGTCACGATCCACACCACGTTCCTCGGCGGTGGCTTCGGCCGCCGCGCGAACCCGGCGTCGGACTTCGTCTCCGAGGCCGTGATCGTCGCGAAGGCGGCCGGCGTCCCGGTCAAGGTCGTCTGGACGCGCGAGGACGACATGCGCGGTGGGTACTACCGCCCCGCCTACGTCCACCGCGTCAACGTCGGCATCGACAAGGCGGGCCTGCCCGCAGCGTGGCATCACGTCATCGTCGGGCAGTCGATCCTCGCTGGCACTCCGTTCGAGAAGTTCATGGTCCACAACGGCATCGACGCGACGTCAGTCGAAGGCGTCGCCGACTCGCCTTATCTCGAGACCACGAAGTCCAAGCACGTCTCGCTGCACTCCCCGAAGACCCCGGTCACCGTGCTGTGGTGGCGCTCCGTGGGCCACACGCATACCGCGTTCGCGATGGAGAGCATGATCGACGAGCTGGCACACGCCGCCGGCAAGGATCCGCTCGCGTACCGCCTGGAGCTTCTGAAGGGGAAGCCTCGGTTCGCGCGCGCACTCGAGACGGCCGCAGCCAAGGCGGGCTGGGGAACGCCCGCCCCCGAGGGCCGGGCGCGGGGCCTCGCGGTGCACGAGTCGTTTGGCTCGATCATCGCCGAGGTCGCGGAGGTCTCGGTCGAGGGGGGACGCATCAAGGTCCACGCGGTGACGGCGGCGGTCGACTGCGGAACCGCGGTCAACCCGCTCGGAATCGAGGCTCAGGTCCAGGGCTCGATCGCGTTCGGGCTGACTGCGGCGCTCCACGGCAAGCTGACCATCGAGGACGGCAGGGTCATCGAGAGCAACTTCCACGACTATCCCGCGCTTCGCATGTTCGAGATGCCGAAGATCAGTGTTCACCTGATCCCCAGTGACGCGAAGATGGGTGGCATTGGCGAGCCAGCGACCGCGCCCGTCGCTCCCGCCGTTGCGAACGCGGTGTTCGCGCTTACCAAGCAACGGCTGCGCACGCTGCCGCTGCGCCTCGCATAGGACTTCCTCCGATGATGCGTACCTTCGTGACGCTTGTGCTCGTTCTCGCCGGATGCGGCGGCAAGATGACGACGCCCCCCACGGGCGAGAAGCCAGACCCGGCCACCGGTGTGGCTGCATTTGCGACCGTGCGCGCGGTGCTCCAGCACCCGCGCTGCCAGAACTGCCATCCCGCGGGCGATGCGCCTCTGCAAGGCACCGAGGGCCGCGTGCACGCGATGAACGTGCAGCGTGGGCCCACGGGGCACGGCATGGCGGGGGCCGAGTGCACCACGTGCCACGGCCCGGCGAATCCTCCGAGCAACTATGGCCTCCATGTCCCGCCCGGCTCGATCAAGGGCTGGCACATGCCGAAGCCCGAGGAAAAGCTCGTGTTCGTCGGCCTCACGCCGCGCGCCCTGTGCGAACAGGTCAAGGACCCGGCGCGCAACGGCGGCATGGACATGGCTGCGCTCCGCGTTCACCTCGAGGATCCGCTCGTGAAGTGGGGGTGGGATCCGGGCTTCGGCCGCGAGCCGGTGTCCACGCCGTACGCGACGTTCATCGCCGCGTGGGAGACCTGGGCTGCCGCTGGCGCCCCGTGCCCCAACTGATCGGGGTTTGGGGCCCCCGTCTTCGTGGACTTGAGGCAAGCTCGCAGCATCTCGATTCAGGAGGCACAGCCCTCGATGGCGGACCCAGTTCAAGAGGCAGTCGATGCCATGGAGAAGCACACCGGCACGGTGCAGGGGTACCGCCGGGCCCATCCCAGAGGGCTGGTGTTCCACGCGACCTTTACTCCGACGCCTGAAGCCCGGCCGCTGACGGCCGCGGAGCACTTCCAGGGTCCTCCTGTGCATACGCTCGTGCGGTTCTCGAACGCCTCGGGGAGCCCCCATGCTCCAGACCGGGGCTCGGATCGCCAGGGGGCAGTGCTGGGCCTGGCGGTGCGGTTCGATCTGCCCTCCGGGAAGCACGCCACGTGGGCCGCCGCGAACATCCCGGCCTTCGTCGCCCGCACTCCCGAGGAGTTCCTCCAGGTCACCCGGGCGCAGCGGCCGAACGCCTCGCCCCATCCCCTGCGCATGCTCGGGTACATCCTGACGCATCTCCATGCGCTCCCGGGCATCCGGGGGATTGTCGGCACCAAGCCAGCGCCCAGCTTTGCCCACTGCCAGTACAACAGTGTCCACGCCTACCATCTGGTGGATGCGCAGGGGCAGCGCAGGGCCTTTCGCTACCGCTGGGTGCCCTCGGCGGGAGCCGCCACCTTGAGCCCGGCGGAGGCTCGAAAGCGCCCGGAGCAGTACCTGCTCGACGAGCTCCGGGAGCGTGTCAGCCGCGAGCGCGTCACGTTCAACCTCGTCTTCCAGCTGGCCAACCCAGGTGATCCGACCCACGACGCCACCCGGCCATGGCCCGAGGATCGGCAGAAAATCCCGGCGGGGCAGCTGGTGATCGACTCGCTGTACGAGGATCAGCGGGAGTCCGAGCGGTTCGTCTTCGATCCCACCGGAGTGGTGCCAGGCATCGAGCTGTCCGATGATCCGATCCTGCACTTCCGCGCGAAGGTGTACTCAGAGTCCTACAACCGCCGCTCTTCCGAAACGAAGCCGGAGCCCAAGCCCGCTGACCTGCGGCAATGAGCGTCCTTCCAAGCCTGGCCATCGCTGTGTTCTGGCGCCGCGAACTTCGGCGAGCAGCTCACGTTTGATGGCCGCGGCTGGGGCTGGACCGCGCTCGAACCTTCGCTTCCGCTAGCGCGCCTGGGGGAAGTGGCGGCGGCGCAGCTGGTCCACCAGTTCCTGGGTGGCGGGGGTATAGGCCACCCGCCCCTCCTGGGACTCGGGCGCCTGCGCCCCAACGAACGAGGGCGCTTCGGCGGCGCTGTCCGTGAGCTGGAAGTAGCCCTCGGGCGGCTGCTCGCCCTCCTGGCCGATGAGCCCGATGGGCCCGGAGCCATGGCGCCGCCGGAAGAGGATGGGGGCGCCCGGCACGCTCTGCTTGCCCTCGGCGGCCTCGTTGCCGAACTTCATGGTCGGCGTGTGGCCCGTAAGGGACAGCTTGTAGATGGCCGCCACCCGGTCGCGCGTGAAGGGGCACTCCATGGTGCGCGCGACGATGTGGCCGCCGTAGCCGTAGAACTGCGCGGAGGGCTCCCAGCCCACCTGGCGGCGCAGCTCCTCGAACTCGCGGGTGGCGGCGGCGTCCAGGCCGTCCTCGAGGATGTTCACGGGGCGCACGCCGAGGTCCCGCGCCTGGGTGACGGCGTAGAGGTACTGGAGCTTCTTGTTGCCCGAGTCGAAGCGGATGGAGTCCCCTCGGTTCGGCTCCTCGCGCATCAGCCGGTAGGCGGCGGGCAGGCCCGAGGCCAGCGTGTCATAGGTGTCCAGCAGGTAGCTGGAGCGCTGGGGCCGGCGCTCGCGCATGGCGCGGAAGGCGGCCTCGTCCGAGCCGTAGCGCTGGATGTGCTCGTGGCCCATGGTGCCCACCGGGATCATCCCCAGCTTGCGAGCGCCCTCCACGTTGGAGGTGCGCGCCACGCCCGCCTCCTTGCAGGCGCGCAGGGCAAGCTCATGCTGCTCCAGGCAAGTGGCGGCGCGCAGGCCCACCTCGAAGATGCGGTTCGGATCCTCGACGATCTCCACCAGCTCGCGCACCTGGGCCAGCACGCGCTGGGAGTAGGCCTCGGGGTCGGCGCGCATGGGCACGGGCTTGACGCCCACGGCGTCCAGCGTCTCCAGCGCGATGCGCTTCTGCTCCTCGCAGGTGAGCACGGCGAGGGCTCGGGCCAGCGTGTCCCGATCCGCGAGCGCCTGGGTGGCCACCTGGATGCGGAAGTTGAGCTGGATCAGCAGCGGCTCGATCCAGGAGACCAGGGCCGAGGGTCCGCAGAGCGAGAGCACGGGCTCCTTCGGGTAGAAGAGCGCGCCGCGAGGCAAGGCGTGGATGACGAGCCTTTCCTTGTTCTGGATGGCGGCCTTGAAGCCGACGCCCATCTCGTAGTCATTGCGCGAGAGGAACTCATAGTCCTCGGGCTTGGGATCGGGCAGCAGGCCACGCACGAAGGCAGGGATGTCCAGAGGTACGATCTGGAGACCGCCCTTGCGGTGCGTGTAATAGAAGGTCTCCTTGCGAAGTGGCCACCCCGCCTCCGCCATGCTGAACTTGTAGCCGTCCGTCGCGAGCAGCGATGTCCCCATCCAGTCTCTCTGCCTCCTGAAGGAGAGCGTATCAGGGGTTCCTCTGGGTTGTTCGGGAGATCCACGAGATGCGAGGCGGTGTCGCTCCCTGATGGAGGAGCCCCTTGCATCGGAGGACGTGTCTCACTCCGGGAAGCATCCCGTGGGCCTGTATGCTTGTGCTGCTCACCCTCCTGCTCGCTGGGTGCTCGGGCACGCCGCCAGGCGTGCGCCTGGTCCGGCCCGCTCCCGATGCCACCGTGGCCACCGCCTGGGAGGCGCGCTCATGTTCGACACGCAGGGGCGCCCCATCGCCTCCGGGAGTGGAGGCTTCCGCCGCTACATCGCCCGGCGGGAGACGGACGGCACCTGGACGGATCTGATCACCGGGGATGCGCTCGAGTCTTGCCTGAGCACCGGTGTCTCGAGCCAGATCATCACCCAGGCCCCGGATGGGATGACCTACGCCCTGTGTGGCGCCAACGGACAGCTGGTCCGGCGCGAGAGCAACGGGTGGACGGCCGCTGGGGGCTCCGCTGTCGGCTTCCTCCTCCCCGTTGAGCCTCATGCTCGTCCTGGACGGGCTGGGCCGTCCGGTGGCCCTGGCCACGTACCCGCTGACGAAGGAACACGAGGCCGTGACTCATTATCCGCACGGATGCTCAACGCCAGCGCTGGAAATTGCCGCCGTTGCACCCCAACGTATAAACGTCGCCGCTGGTATTGCTGTCCAGACAGTATCCGGTGGCCACGTTTCTCATTTCGTATCCGAAAGCCCCCTTGTAGGTCACGACCCACTGCTGGTAACTGCCACCATTGCAGGGCAAAGTGTAGACATTGCCGTTGTTATTACTGTCCAGACACCATCCGGTTGCTTGATTGCGAATCTGGTCCCCGAATGTGAGCGGAGTGTTCGTCCAGTTCTGATACGCCCCCCTGTTACAGCCCAGCGTGTAAACGTTCCCGTTGCTGTTACTGTCGAGACAGCGCAGCGTGGCAGTATTTACCCAGGGCAATGGTCCCCTTCTTATCTCCGATGCCACCTCCGCGAGGGGCTCGCCATTGCTCAGTTCGTCGCTCGGGGCAGCTGAACAGGCGGAGAGCGAGAGAATCCAACCCAGCAGCGAAATACCAGCGATCTTTCTGTTCATGACAACTCCATGTCCATGAAGGCCGCTCGCTGTAGCGCCAGAGGCCGCCCCGTGTGCAGGACTGTTCGGAAATGTCGGGATTTCTCAGGCTCCAAAACCCCCGACATTTTCGAACAGTGGGCCAGCGGACCCGACCGGCCGGACCAATGCCCCCGCTGTACTCAGGGCCCTCCGCACCTACGGATCGGGTGCACGAGAAACCTTGCTGACGCTCCCCTTATGATGCGCCGAGCTTCCTCCCGCCAATTGCCTGCCCTCGCCTGTCCAGGACTCCATGCCCCCGGCCTCATCCCGCCGCCTGCTGTTCGCTCTCGCCCTCAGCCTCGGCGTGCATGCAGCGGTGTGGCTCGTGCTGGCGGCCCGCGGCCGGGAGTCCTCGGAGCAGCGCCCGGTCCCTCCTCCTACTCCGGGGATGCTCCAGTTCGTCGAGGTAGAGGTCTCGCCTCCCCCCAAGCCTCCGGAGCCTCCACCGCCTCCTCCCAAGCCGGAGCCCGCGCGTCCTCCTCGCGCCGCACCGAAGCCCCTTGCCGCGGTAACGCCTCCTGTTCCGCCTCCACCTGCGTCCGAGGCTCCCGCTCCTCCCGCGCCCGCCCCCGTGACGGATGCGCCCCGAGCCGATGCGCCCCTCTCAGCAGATACGCCTCGACTCGGAGGGCCGCGCCTCGCCCCTTCACTCTCGCTCACACCCGGCGGCGAGGTCGCCGTCTCGCCCTCTGCCACGGGAGTGCCCCAAGGACTCCCGGCCCAATCCGCGCAGCAGGTGGTGGACACGCTCACCCAGGAGACGCTCGGCAAGGGCAAGGTGCAGCGCGGTCTGGTGCACCCCTACTTCACCCAACTCGGAAAGAGCCTGCTCAAATCGTGGGACGCCGAGCGCGCCGTCACCTCGCACGGCCTCAAGGGCTTCCTGGAGCAGGCCCAGGAGAACAGCAAGGCGTGGAACTCCATCTGGAGAGACCGGGCCGCGGCCTACGGAGCCTCGGGCTCGCCGCTGGAGGCGGACCCCGCGCTGAAGCCGGACCGCAGGCCCCCGAACGCGCTCTCCAATCCCAACCTGGAGGCGCGTCGCACCATGCGCCAGCAGATGCGCGAGGAGTTCCAGTCCACCCGCCGCGCCGTCATCCGCGTGGTGCAGGACGCGCAGGGGCGGCTCTTGGAGGTGACGCTCGTGTCTCCCAGCAACAATGCTCAGGTGGACAAGGAGGCCATGAAGGACGTGCGCACCGCCGCCGAGCAGCTCCCGCCCCCGCCTCCTGAGGCGCTCGCGGGCAAGCAGACGCTCACAAGCCTCTGGCAGTTCGAGCTGATCATCTCCATCACCCCACCGGTGCCCACGCTCAGCTTCGAGTTCGACGAGGCGCTGAAGTTCGTGGACATGCGGCTGCCGCTGGACCGGCGCATCTACAAGCGTGTGCGGCTGCTCTCGGTCCAGTGAGGTGGGCCAAGAAGCCCCGCGTTCCAGGCTTCAGGAACGCAGGGCCGCGACTCACGAATGAGACGTCAGGACGGTTCCGGCGACTTCGCTCCGTCGCTCACGCCGGGCAGCTGGGCGGTGAGCGCCTCGGCCAGCAGCAGCATCTGCTCCAGGGGGATGCCTTGGATGTCCACCACGGCCTTGCCCTTCTGGTTGCGAAGCGCGAGCTTCACCAGCGTGCCCTTGCCCTTGGGGAAGCGCTGCGCCACCGCCTCGGAGTACTGCTCGGCCAGCGCCACCTTCTCCGGCTACAGCGGCTTGCTGGAGGTGGGCCGATGCTTGCGCTGCAGAGCCCGGCGCATCTGGTCCACGCTGCACGCTCCGAACGGCTGCTCGGTGACATTCCCGTTCTCATCCGGCACCTCGATAGGCGTGGGGCCCGGCTCCTCGTGGTTCAGCTCCAGCCCGGCCGCCTCCGCGTACATCAGCAGCACGGAGAGGCACGTGACGCCGAAGCGCCGCGCCACCGGCTCGCTGAAGTTCTCCGCCACCGTCCCGTACACCTTCAGCGTCGGCAGGGACAGGTCCGCCAGGTGCTGGCTGAAGTACTCCGCCACGTCCTTGTAGCCCGAAAATAGTCCCCCTCCCTGCGGCGGTGGGGGTTCTCTAACCTGTTGAATGAACAGGCGAGCACGGGGAGCTCCTGGGTGGAACGGACCTGGACGGGGTGCGTCTGTTCGAGGGATTGCCGCACGACCGCCGCCCCGAGTGCACTCCCAGACGGGTTCCTCCCAACCGTCACGAGGCTGCCAGCGCTCAAGCTCCCAGAGTCTCTGCGCTCGCCAGAGATTCCGTATCACCTGGGTTGGCTGAACTACGGGTCAGCCGCTACCGCAGAAGCCATCGGGTTCCCTGACCCTGCCCGCGACTTGGAACTGCTCTCGCGGGCGCGGCGCACGTCGTCGGGCGGATGGGTCGTGCAGCTCACCGATGCGCCGCTCGATCTCGACAACCCCGCGCACCTGGACCCGAGGCGGCGGGAATCAACCCCGCCGCTTGGAACTTCTGCTGAGAGCGCTCCGACTCGGTCGATCAAGGAGCCCAGGCCCGGAACGGGTGGATTCATTCCATCTGGCGCAGTGCTTCCTCCATCGCGGTGCGCAGCTCCGAGCCGTGCAGATGGGCCAGCTCGGCCAGGGGCCGCGTACGCGCCAACTCTCTCGCCACCAGGTAGCCCACGAAGTAGCCGCTCCGAGCGGGGATGTCCTGGCGGGGGGAGTTTCCCAGGAAGAACGCCTGGTAGTCCTCGGGGGACTTCGAGTCGAGCTTCACGCGCAGCTCCGCGGCCAGCTTCGGCAGCAACGCCCGGGCCCGCGCCGGCATTTCCTCGGGCAGCCCGAAGACCATGCGCTCGGAGACTCCTGGATTGAGCGCCTGCGCCACGTATGTCGCCAGCCCCTCGTGCCACAAGGCCCCCGCCACCGTATCCTCTGTCCCAAGGTCAGAAAACTGCTCCTGGTAGATGTGGAAGAGCTCGTGATCGAAGAAGGACTCCGCGTCCGCCGTGGGGCCGTAGATGGCGGCGATCACATCCACCCCGAACAGCAGCGCCGTCCTGCCCTTCACCTGACGGGTCGCCCCGTCGAACGCGCCCAGCGAGTTGAGGAAGTAGATCTCGCCCGTGTAGTTCAGGTCCGGGAAGGTCTGGCGGAAGCGTGCCTCGTAGAATGGGAGCTTCTGGCGCAGCTCCTCGGACAGCCGCCGCATCGTGTCGAAGTGGGGCGACACCCACTGCCAGTACTTCGGATAGCGCCTCGCCAGCTCCGCCTCGAAGGGCTGCTTCGCGTCGAAGCCCAGCACCTCGGCGGTGTAGAGCGCCGGGTGCGCCGCCACCACCTGCTCCCGGAAGAGTCGCACCTGCTCGGCCTGTTCCAGCCCCTGTGCCTGCTCCCAGTACTGCCAGAACGTGGGCATGGCGTCCACCACGCGATAGGTGGACGGAGAAGCCCTGGCCGGGACAGTGGCAGACGGCACGCAGCAGAGCATGGCCAGGCAGACGACTTGAGGAAGGGCACGGAGCAGCGCGCGCTGTGGGAGCATGCCTTTCTCTACGCAGGCAAGGGCCCACGACTCAACGAGGAACTGCCTCGAGCGGCGCAACGTGGTGCGCCGCGCCCTGCTCGAGCGCAAGGGCCCCAAACTGGATGCCAACGACATCAGCTTCGAGGAGGCCTACCCGGGCGCGCCCGAAGACACGGCCACTCCGGCCCTGGAGCTGCCCGCCGGTGTCACCCTGGAGCAGATGATGGAGCGGCTGGAGCGCCAGCTCCTCCCTGTCCTACGACGTCTGCTCTTCGGTGGTACTCCTGGATTCCATACGTGCGCACGAATTGAGAGCGCGGGGCGTCTGGTTATCGCTGGTAGCCGATTGCGATGATTTGGCCTGACGCGTCGCTGCTCACAAACAACTCGCCATTGGGGCCCACACCCAACCCCACCGGCCGATGCGGCCAGCCGGCTGCGGTGTCGCTGGCGCTGTCGAACTCGAAGAACGGCTCGTAGCGAACCGGCAGCCCGTTCTCGAACACCACCCGCACCACCTCGTAGCCCTGGGCGGGCTGTCGATTCCAGGAACCGTGGAAGCTGACGAAGGCGTCGCCGACCACCTCGGGCGGGAAGGACGCGCCGTCGTAGAAGACGATGTCGAGCGGCGCAACGTGAGCGGGCATCGCCAACATCGGAGGCACCACATTGTTGACATTGCGGCACCACGCATCGGAGTGGGTGCCATCATTCATGAAGCCCGGATCTGCCCACTGCGTCGTCGGGCCCATTCCCACACCCGACGGAAGCAGAAACTCACTGAAGCAATAGGGGTAGCCATAGAACCGCCCGGCTTCGGCGAAGAGGTTCAGCTCTTCAGCGGGATTGTCGGTGTGAATGTCGCCCCCGAGGTCGGCACGATTAAGATTGTCTCGCCCGTTCTCCACGCCCCACAGCCGGCCCTGACTGTCGAAACGCAGGCCTACTTCGTTCCGAAGGCCATCGGCAAACACCTCGCCGTCCGTGAAAGCCACGTTGCCCGCCTGAGCCTGGGTTGCGGTGAAGCGACGGATGCGAGCGCGCGTCGAATCGCTGTCCACGTTCGCGGCTGAACCGACGCTCACGTAGAGGCGGCCTTGGGCGTCAAAGATGATCGTCCGGGTGACATGGCCGCCCGCAGGGCCGCCCGAAGGGATGCCGGTCACCACTTCTTCCTGGCCGCTCAGCGCTGCTCTCGTTCCGGTTGCGAACGGCCAACGGAGGACGCGCGTCGCGGAAGAGGCATAGAGATATCCGTCGTGCAGTGTGATGCCATGGTTGAGCCCGCTGACCTCGACCAGCGTCGCCCGTTCGGATGAATCCGAAACGCCGTCACCGTTCGAATCGTAGAGCGCGGTGATTCGACCCGCGGTGCGCTCGACCACCAGAACGTCTCCGTTCGGAGCGACGATCAACCCTCGCGGATTGGCAACGGTCGCCCAGGTCCATGCACAGTACCCCGCTGGCAACCTCGCATTGGCCACGTTGGCGCTCGAAGGCCCCAGGCAGCTGTTCTTGAGAGAAGTCCCAGCATCGGAAGTGCCGGCATCGGAACTCCCGCCGCCGTCGGCCACACCGGCGTCATTCGTTGGGTTTTGAGCTCCGGCATCGGTCCGACTCCCGGCATCCATTTCGACGCCGGCATCGCTCTCGGTGGAGGGCCGGTCTGAACAAGCCAGGAGGGCAGAGGCACAGAGCGCTGCGACGAGCCCAAGTCGTTGGTGAAGCGGCATGGCTCCGCAACGGGCCGACCTCTTGACGCCGTTGCCGAGCGGGAGGGAGAAGCGTCTTCCAGTCATGGTGTGATTGCCTCAAAGAAAGAGGGGTTTGCTGCCCTGCGAGGAGTGATGGGGCTGCCCAAGGGTTGCACCATCATGAAGATCCTCATTTCTTTTCGAAGACCTCTTTGGCCACGGTCACTGCGGTGATGGCACTCGGCCAGCCGGCATAAAAGGCGAGGTGCGTGATCGTCTCGACCAGCTCCTCCTGCGTCACGCCGTTATCGCGGGCGAGGGCTAGGTGTGAGCGGAGCTGCTCGGGACGGTTCATGGCGATCAGCGCGCTGACGGTCACGAGGCTGCGGTCGCGAGGCGAGAGCTGCGGGCGCGTCCACACATCGCCGAAGAGCACTTCGTCGGTGAGCTCGACCAGCTTCGGGGAGAACTCGCCGATCAGTTTCTGGGCGCGCGTCGGTTGCGCGGTTTGCG
This window encodes:
- a CDS encoding (2Fe-2S)-binding protein, translating into MGMKLDINGSVREVEASGDMPLLWVLRDLLQLSGTKYGCGMAQCGACTVHLDGKPVRSCVTPVSSVGARKVTTIEGLSPDGSHPVQRAWSEADVVQCGYCQSGQIMTAVALLEKKPDPTDSDIDAALSGNICRCGTYERVREAVRLAAKLKRGAK
- a CDS encoding xanthine dehydrogenase family protein molybdopterin-binding subunit, which encodes MTVSRRGFLTGAAASTAGLVISFYVPKIVHAAPKAAQPLPSPNAFLRIGSDDSITVLLAHSEMGQGIWTGLAMLIAEELDCDWSKVRCEHAPAAPVYGHPAMGIQMTGGSTSTHGEFDRYRNVGATAKALLLRAAAERWKTTPAKLSAANGVITFGGERLTYGAVAEAAMKLSPPKTVKLKEPKEWKLIGTKVRRLDTPEKINGKAQFGIDVSFPGLRTAVVLRPPAFGAKLVKFDAADALKVPGVEKVVQTANGVAVVASHFWAAKLGRDAVRAEWSTPEGGGASSEKILAEFRQLSLGEGSTVADTGKVKEALNLSASKLEASYEVPYLAHAMMEPLNCTVKIDGDRCEIWTGTQFQTVDQGTAAHILGTTPDKVTIHTTFLGGGFGRRANPASDFVSEAVIVAKAAGVPVKVVWTREDDMRGGYYRPAYVHRVNVGIDKAGLPAAWHHVIVGQSILAGTPFEKFMVHNGIDATSVEGVADSPYLETTKSKHVSLHSPKTPVTVLWWRSVGHTHTAFAMESMIDELAHAAGKDPLAYRLELLKGKPRFARALETAAAKAGWGTPAPEGRARGLAVHESFGSIIAEVAEVSVEGGRIKVHAVTAAVDCGTAVNPLGIEAQVQGSIAFGLTAALHGKLTIEDGRVIESNFHDYPALRMFEMPKISVHLIPSDAKMGGIGEPATAPVAPAVANAVFALTKQRLRTLPLRLA
- a CDS encoding catalase family peroxidase, yielding MADPVQEAVDAMEKHTGTVQGYRRAHPRGLVFHATFTPTPEARPLTAAEHFQGPPVHTLVRFSNASGSPHAPDRGSDRQGAVLGLAVRFDLPSGKHATWAAANIPAFVARTPEEFLQVTRAQRPNASPHPLRMLGYILTHLHALPGIRGIVGTKPAPSFAHCQYNSVHAYHLVDAQGQRRAFRYRWVPSAGAATLSPAEARKRPEQYLLDELRERVSRERVTFNLVFQLANPGDPTHDATRPWPEDRQKIPAGQLVIDSLYEDQRESERFVFDPTGVVPGIELSDDPILHFRAKVYSESYNRRSSETKPEPKPADLRQ
- a CDS encoding nicotinate phosphoribosyltransferase encodes the protein MGTSLLATDGYKFSMAEAGWPLRKETFYYTHRKGGLQIVPLDIPAFVRGLLPDPKPEDYEFLSRNDYEMGVGFKAAIQNKERLVIHALPRGALFYPKEPVLSLCGPSALVSWIEPLLIQLNFRIQVATQALADRDTLARALAVLTCEEQKRIALETLDAVGVKPVPMRADPEAYSQRVLAQVRELVEIVEDPNRIFEVGLRAATCLEQHELALRACKEAGVARTSNVEGARKLGMIPVGTMGHEHIQRYGSDEAAFRAMRERRPQRSSYLLDTYDTLASGLPAAYRLMREEPNRGDSIRFDSGNKKLQYLYAVTQARDLGVRPVNILEDGLDAAATREFEELRRQVGWEPSAQFYGYGGHIVARTMECPFTRDRVAAIYKLSLTGHTPTMKFGNEAAEGKQSVPGAPILFRRRHGSGPIGLIGQEGEQPPEGYFQLTDSAAEAPSFVGAQAPESQEGRVAYTPATQELVDQLRRRHFPQAR
- a CDS encoding RICIN domain-containing protein — protein: MNRKIAGISLLGWILSLSACSAAPSDELSNGEPLAEVASEIRRGPLPWVNTATLRCLDSNSNGNVYTLGCNRGAYQNWTNTPLTFGDQIRNQATGWCLDSNNNGNVYTLPCNGGSYQQWVVTYKGAFGYEMRNVATGYCLDSNTSGDVYTLGCNGGNFQRWR
- a CDS encoding TonB family protein, which translates into the protein MPPASSRRLLFALALSLGVHAAVWLVLAARGRESSEQRPVPPPTPGMLQFVEVEVSPPPKPPEPPPPPPKPEPARPPRAAPKPLAAVTPPVPPPPASEAPAPPAPAPVTDAPRADAPLSADTPRLGGPRLAPSLSLTPGGEVAVSPSATGVPQGLPAQSAQQVVDTLTQETLGKGKVQRGLVHPYFTQLGKSLLKSWDAERAVTSHGLKGFLEQAQENSKAWNSIWRDRAAAYGASGSPLEADPALKPDRRPPNALSNPNLEARRTMRQQMREEFQSTRRAVIRVVQDAQGRLLEVTLVSPSNNAQVDKEAMKDVRTAAEQLPPPPPEALAGKQTLTSLWQFELIISITPPVPTLSFEFDEALKFVDMRLPLDRRIYKRVRLLSVQ
- a CDS encoding PQQ-dependent sugar dehydrogenase, coding for MTGRRFSLPLGNGVKRSARCGAMPLHQRLGLVAALCASALLACSDRPSTESDAGVEMDAGSRTDAGAQNPTNDAGVADGGGSSDAGTSDAGTSLKNSCLGPSSANVANARLPAGYCAWTWATVANPRGLIVAPNGDVLVVERTAGRITALYDSNGDGVSDSSERATLVEVSGLNHGITLHDGYLYASSATRVLRWPFATGTRAALSGQEEVVTGIPSGGPAGGHVTRTIIFDAQGRLYVSVGSAANVDSDSTRARIRRFTATQAQAGNVAFTDGEVFADGLRNEVGLRFDSQGRLWGVENGRDNLNRADLGGDIHTDNPAEELNLFAEAGRFYGYPYCFSEFLLPSGVGMGPTTQWADPGFMNDGTHSDAWCRNVNNVVPPMLAMPAHVAPLDIVFYDGASFPPEVVGDAFVSFHGSWNRQPAQGYEVVRVVFENGLPVRYEPFFEFDSASDTAAGWPHRPVGLGVGPNGELFVSSDASGQIIAIGYQR